A genomic window from Halogeometricum borinquense DSM 11551 includes:
- a CDS encoding MgtC/SapB family protein — protein sequence MPLLSPLVLQGGDVLSAPLSNDVVRLVLAALLGMFLGLEREWSEKSAGIRTFALTSLVAAVFTLVASKSELGGSLLAVGAVLVVVQGILLAVHGLRQRDGTGLSLTTSVSLMAAYGVGTLVALGYALQGVTVAVVSSLLLVLKRELHGLAGRLDREEIRSTAEFAILAFVAYPILPAESYTLYGITIDDPRVAWLMVVTVAGIGIVNYAVVQQYGGRGIAVTGFFGGLASSAAVVGTMLDHVRQQPEAYRYGVAAVLLADAAMSVRNLFIAITFTATSRPLLGVVLPLGCLIVGSVAAAWFAADWSQEVTIPLESPFSLRNAFGFGFVFLVILVVGTMAQGQLGTLGLYASTFISGFVSSAGATTTAVLLYRGGTISPTAATVAILLATAASVLAKAILAVTGPSEFRRAVSIWSFGLLVAVGALTGGFVVLGIV from the coding sequence ATGCCGCTTCTCTCGCCACTCGTCCTACAGGGCGGAGACGTGCTGTCTGCACCTCTCTCGAACGATGTCGTGCGATTAGTTCTCGCGGCACTGTTAGGGATGTTTCTCGGATTAGAGCGCGAGTGGTCCGAGAAATCCGCCGGGATTCGAACGTTCGCTCTCACGAGTCTCGTCGCTGCCGTGTTCACTCTCGTCGCATCCAAGTCGGAGCTTGGAGGTTCCCTTTTGGCCGTCGGCGCAGTTCTCGTCGTGGTGCAGGGTATCCTCCTCGCGGTTCACGGTCTCCGTCAACGGGACGGTACCGGGCTTTCGCTCACGACATCGGTGTCGCTCATGGCGGCCTACGGTGTGGGCACGCTCGTCGCTCTCGGATACGCGCTGCAGGGCGTGACCGTCGCCGTTGTTTCGTCGTTACTGCTCGTCTTGAAGCGCGAACTGCACGGTCTCGCTGGACGACTGGACCGTGAAGAAATCCGCTCGACCGCCGAGTTCGCTATCCTCGCGTTCGTCGCGTATCCGATCCTTCCGGCAGAATCATACACGCTGTACGGGATTACCATCGACGACCCGCGCGTGGCGTGGCTCATGGTTGTCACCGTCGCGGGCATCGGGATCGTGAACTACGCCGTCGTGCAGCAGTACGGCGGCCGCGGTATCGCGGTGACTGGATTCTTCGGCGGTCTCGCCTCCTCTGCGGCCGTCGTCGGGACGATGCTGGATCACGTCCGTCAGCAACCAGAGGCCTACCGCTACGGGGTTGCCGCCGTGCTCCTCGCCGACGCGGCGATGTCAGTCAGAAATCTCTTTATCGCCATTACGTTCACCGCGACGAGTCGTCCGTTACTCGGTGTCGTCCTCCCGCTCGGCTGCCTCATCGTCGGAAGCGTCGCCGCCGCGTGGTTCGCTGCCGACTGGAGTCAGGAGGTCACGATTCCATTAGAAAGCCCCTTCTCGCTTCGGAACGCGTTCGGATTCGGGTTCGTCTTCCTCGTTATTCTCGTCGTGGGGACGATGGCACAGGGCCAATTAGGGACACTCGGCCTCTACGCCAGCACGTTCATCTCGGGATTTGTCTCGTCTGCGGGCGCAACGACGACGGCGGTTCTGCTCTATCGCGGTGGGACGATCAGTCCGACGGCTGCCACCGTTGCGATTCTCCTCGCAACCGCGGCGAGTGTCCTCGCAAAGGCCATACTCGCGGTGACCGGACCGAGCGAGTTCAGACGTGCCGTCTCGATTTGGTCCTTCGGACTCCTCGTCGCCGTTGGCGCTCTCACCGGGGGGTTCGTGGTACTCGGAATCGTGTGA
- a CDS encoding class-III pyridoxal-phosphate-dependent aminotransferase: protein MDRDTATPQVDSLPGDNAREWVEYHRSNAAPSTYVYDFVWDISSDAEGPFCTDVDGNVLLDFTSHVAAAPLGYNNPKIMDRLREFDLVDPLKIAGQDFYVSNGERPGEEEFPGPAGLMDRLTDITSQYDMDTVFLSNSGAEAVENAIKISYDESDGAKYGFAFEGAFHGRTLGALSLNRSKSVYRRKFPEISGIVDLPYCDKRTCSGGSCSCGFFPDGSDVSALRKKLDPDKGHIHPDDVAYIILEPIQGEGGYRIPSDAFMDELAAVTDEYDITLISDEIQAGVGRTGEMWGSDHFSIEPDVITSAKALRVGATISRSDVFPEEKSRLSSTWGAGDIIASLQGALTLDAIHDYDLMDNAVERGQQFKQFVRDADLGPVTDVRGKGLMLGVEFDSKERRNDVQEACLQKGLLTLACGYDVIRILPPLDVTEREIEIGASLFCDAVEDVS, encoded by the coding sequence ATGGACCGAGATACGGCCACCCCGCAAGTCGATTCTCTCCCCGGAGACAACGCACGCGAGTGGGTAGAGTACCACCGCTCGAACGCTGCCCCGAGCACGTATGTCTACGATTTCGTCTGGGACATCAGCAGTGACGCCGAAGGCCCGTTCTGTACCGACGTGGACGGGAACGTCCTCTTGGACTTCACGAGCCACGTCGCGGCCGCGCCGCTCGGCTACAACAACCCGAAGATCATGGACCGCCTCCGCGAGTTCGACCTCGTGGACCCGCTGAAAATCGCCGGACAGGACTTCTACGTCTCAAACGGTGAGCGTCCCGGCGAGGAGGAGTTCCCCGGTCCAGCGGGCCTGATGGACCGCCTGACCGACATCACCTCGCAGTACGACATGGACACGGTGTTCCTCTCGAACTCCGGCGCTGAAGCCGTCGAGAACGCCATCAAAATCTCTTACGACGAGTCCGACGGCGCAAAGTACGGATTCGCCTTCGAGGGAGCGTTCCACGGTCGAACGCTCGGCGCGCTCTCGCTTAACCGCTCGAAGTCCGTCTACCGCCGTAAGTTCCCCGAAATTTCGGGTATCGTTGACCTCCCTTACTGCGACAAGCGGACGTGTTCGGGGGGCTCCTGTTCCTGTGGGTTCTTCCCCGATGGATCGGACGTTTCCGCGCTCCGGAAGAAACTCGACCCCGACAAGGGGCACATCCACCCCGACGACGTGGCGTACATCATCCTCGAACCGATACAGGGCGAAGGCGGTTACCGTATCCCCTCCGACGCGTTCATGGACGAACTCGCCGCCGTCACCGACGAGTACGATATCACGCTCATCTCCGACGAGATTCAGGCGGGCGTCGGCCGCACGGGCGAGATGTGGGGTTCGGACCACTTCTCCATCGAACCCGATGTCATCACCTCCGCGAAGGCGCTCCGCGTCGGTGCGACCATCTCCCGCTCAGATGTGTTCCCCGAAGAGAAGTCGCGTCTCTCCTCGACGTGGGGTGCGGGCGACATCATCGCCTCCCTACAGGGTGCGCTCACACTCGACGCCATCCACGACTACGATCTGATGGACAACGCCGTCGAACGCGGCCAGCAGTTCAAACAATTCGTCCGCGATGCGGACCTCGGCCCTGTCACCGACGTGCGCGGGAAGGGTCTCATGCTCGGCGTCGAGTTCGACTCGAAGGAGCGACGGAACGACGTGCAGGAGGCGTGTCTGCAGAAGGGACTGCTCACGCTCGCTTGCGGCTACGACGTGATTCGTATCCTCCCGCCGCTTGACGTGACCGAACGAGAAATCGAAATCGGCGCGTCCCTGTTCTGCGACGCGGTCGAGGACGTCTCGTAA
- the fen gene encoding flap endonuclease-1: protein MGNADLRSLASLSEVSFDDLAGGVVAVDAHNWLYRYLTTTVKFTGDEVYTTTEGEEVANLIGIVQGLPKFFEHDLTPVFVFDGGVTELKDAEVSERRAQREKAEELKKEAEERGDDMEAARLEARTQRLTDVIHETSRGLLERLDVPVIEAPAEGEAQASYMAKQGDVDYVGSEDYDTLLLGAPYTLRQLTSKGDPELMDLEATLSDLDVTQEQLIDIAILCGTDFNEGISGVGPKTALKEVKEHGDLWTVLEARDDYIENADRVRELFRDPPVTDDYEFDTDLSPDLDAARAYVSEEWEVPADEVARGFERIEDSLVQTGLDQWT from the coding sequence ATGGGAAACGCAGATTTGCGCTCGCTCGCTTCGCTCTCTGAGGTTTCGTTCGACGACCTCGCGGGAGGTGTCGTCGCCGTTGACGCACACAACTGGCTGTACCGCTATCTCACGACGACGGTCAAGTTCACCGGCGACGAGGTGTACACGACGACCGAGGGTGAGGAAGTGGCGAACCTCATCGGCATCGTCCAGGGGCTTCCCAAGTTCTTCGAACACGACCTGACGCCCGTCTTCGTCTTCGACGGCGGCGTCACGGAGTTGAAAGACGCTGAGGTGTCCGAACGCCGCGCCCAGCGCGAAAAGGCCGAGGAGTTGAAGAAAGAGGCCGAAGAGCGGGGTGACGACATGGAGGCCGCTCGGTTGGAGGCGCGAACACAGCGCCTCACGGACGTGATCCACGAGACGAGTCGGGGTCTCCTTGAACGACTTGACGTGCCAGTCATCGAAGCGCCCGCCGAGGGCGAGGCGCAGGCGTCGTACATGGCAAAGCAGGGCGACGTGGACTACGTCGGCAGCGAGGACTACGACACGCTCCTGCTGGGTGCGCCGTACACGCTCCGGCAACTCACCTCGAAGGGCGACCCCGAACTGATGGACCTCGAAGCGACGCTGTCGGACCTCGACGTGACACAAGAGCAGTTGATCGATATCGCCATCCTCTGTGGGACGGACTTCAACGAGGGAATCTCCGGCGTCGGCCCGAAGACGGCGCTGAAGGAAGTCAAAGAACACGGCGACCTGTGGACGGTGTTGGAAGCACGCGACGACTATATCGAGAACGCCGACCGCGTGCGCGAGTTGTTCCGTGATCCCCCTGTCACCGACGACTACGAGTTCGATACAGATCTTTCGCCCGACCTCGACGCCGCCCGTGCGTACGTTTCCGAGGAGTGGGAGGTTCCCGCGGACGAGGTCGCACGCGGCTTCGAACGCATCGAAGACTCGCTGGTCCAGACCGGACTGGATCAGTGGACGTAG
- a CDS encoding class I SAM-dependent methyltransferase, which translates to MSRLHGRGDVRFFDRIAALYDLVMPSADADALQRGLSFARRPVERVLDVAGGTGRATRALARNGLEPVVVDFSRGMLSRARADGRDTVHADAGTLPFCDDSVDAIIVVDALHHMPDPDGAIREAARVVSPGGVVVVQEFGPDTLRGRGLVLAERAIGFDSQFWTPDELCAVFENAGLTARLVSSGFEYVVAGRVESAEASHE; encoded by the coding sequence ATGTCGAGACTCCACGGCCGTGGCGACGTTCGTTTTTTCGACCGTATCGCCGCTCTCTACGACCTCGTCATGCCCTCTGCCGATGCAGACGCGCTCCAGCGGGGACTCTCGTTCGCGCGACGACCCGTCGAACGCGTTCTCGACGTAGCGGGCGGAACTGGACGCGCGACTCGTGCCCTCGCCCGAAACGGTCTCGAACCGGTCGTCGTAGACTTCTCGCGCGGCATGCTCTCGCGGGCGCGAGCGGACGGCCGCGATACCGTCCACGCCGACGCCGGGACACTCCCGTTCTGTGATGACAGCGTGGACGCGATCATCGTCGTGGACGCGCTACATCACATGCCGGATCCTGATGGTGCAATCCGTGAGGCGGCCCGCGTCGTTTCGCCGGGAGGAGTAGTAGTCGTTCAAGAGTTTGGACCCGACACGCTCCGCGGACGCGGACTCGTTCTGGCTGAACGAGCAATCGGCTTCGACTCGCAGTTCTGGACGCCCGACGAACTCTGTGCGGTGTTTGAGAATGCAGGGCTGACCGCGAGGCTTGTCTCAAGCGGCTTCGAGTACGTCGTCGCCGGACGTGTCGAGTCCGCGGAGGCGTCGCACGAGTAG
- a CDS encoding DUF3054 domain-containing protein — translation MGTSNGSFLDQRLDADALPLAVGDFLMLAAVLTIGFINHNGVDQIFDDPTGWILTLVPFLLGWGIFGVLIGAYSAGAAETAKASIPLTIRGWIPGAILGLGLRASPLFEGGFAWIFAAVILATGMLALVAWRWLFFKIIG, via the coding sequence ATGGGAACCTCGAACGGTTCGTTCCTCGACCAACGACTCGACGCCGACGCCCTTCCACTCGCTGTAGGGGACTTTCTGATGTTGGCGGCCGTGCTGACCATCGGTTTCATAAATCACAACGGCGTGGACCAAATCTTCGACGACCCGACAGGGTGGATTCTCACGCTCGTCCCGTTCCTCCTCGGGTGGGGAATCTTCGGCGTCCTCATCGGAGCGTACTCCGCCGGTGCCGCAGAGACCGCGAAAGCCTCCATCCCACTGACGATTCGTGGATGGATTCCCGGCGCGATACTCGGACTCGGCCTCCGCGCATCGCCGCTGTTTGAGGGCGGATTTGCGTGGATCTTTGCCGCCGTCATCCTCGCAACGGGCATGCTCGCCCTCGTGGCGTGGCGCTGGCTCTTCTTCAAAATCATCGGATAA
- a CDS encoding MFS transporter, translating to MLAHGMVHTYELSLPIFVTIWLMEFDVVNLGLTQLDVTAATLGWVVTAGYGLFGIGALPGGVLVDRIGSRRLISLCLFGMAGSFVLLGLSPNLVVVTLALLCWGAAASVYHPAGLALISKGMNERGTGFAYHGIAGNVGIGLGPLLTAILLVFLDWTTVAMLLAVPALVAGAYATRAKFDESAAVDAGAGGSSKADAGVGSFAEFVTESKRLIAGGLAVVFLVVICSGLFYRGVLTFLPDLLSGLDTFDPIPLASLLPAGLADALGVEAGSGRMLKPERYFYSGLLMVGVLGQYAGGKLTDRLPVEWGLVGAFGALAVLAVLFLPVVNAGLAPLLVFGAILGFFLFVIQPFYQATVAEYTPAGTRGLSYGYTYLGVFGVGALGGALAGTILTYATPTALFTTLAGIAVAGALFGFYLARKNGAATGSEVTSD from the coding sequence ATGCTCGCTCACGGGATGGTGCACACCTACGAGTTATCCCTTCCCATTTTCGTCACTATCTGGTTGATGGAGTTTGACGTTGTCAACCTCGGACTCACGCAACTGGACGTGACGGCGGCGACGCTCGGGTGGGTTGTGACCGCCGGGTACGGTCTGTTCGGTATCGGTGCTCTCCCGGGTGGCGTTCTCGTGGACCGCATCGGCTCCCGGCGACTCATTTCGCTGTGTTTGTTCGGTATGGCCGGGTCGTTCGTCCTCCTCGGTCTCTCGCCGAATCTCGTCGTCGTCACGCTCGCACTCCTCTGTTGGGGCGCGGCCGCGAGTGTCTACCACCCCGCGGGCCTCGCTCTCATCTCGAAAGGCATGAACGAGCGCGGCACGGGCTTTGCCTACCACGGCATCGCCGGAAACGTGGGTATCGGTCTCGGCCCTCTTCTCACCGCAATCCTACTGGTGTTTCTCGATTGGACGACGGTCGCGATGCTTCTCGCTGTCCCTGCTCTCGTTGCGGGTGCCTACGCGACGCGCGCGAAGTTCGACGAATCGGCGGCCGTCGATGCGGGCGCGGGAGGATCATCGAAGGCAGACGCCGGCGTCGGTTCGTTCGCGGAGTTCGTCACCGAGTCGAAACGCCTGATTGCGGGCGGATTAGCCGTCGTCTTCCTCGTCGTGATCTGTTCAGGGCTGTTCTACCGCGGTGTGCTGACGTTCCTGCCGGACCTTCTCTCTGGTCTCGACACGTTCGATCCCATCCCGTTGGCATCGCTGCTTCCCGCTGGACTCGCTGACGCGCTCGGCGTCGAAGCCGGGTCGGGCCGGATGCTCAAACCGGAGCGATACTTCTACTCGGGCCTGCTGATGGTCGGCGTTCTCGGGCAGTACGCCGGCGGAAAACTCACCGACCGTCTGCCAGTCGAATGGGGTCTCGTCGGTGCATTCGGGGCGCTGGCCGTCCTCGCTGTTCTCTTCTTGCCGGTCGTCAACGCCGGCCTCGCTCCGCTCCTCGTCTTCGGGGCCATCCTCGGCTTCTTCCTGTTCGTCATCCAGCCGTTCTATCAGGCCACCGTGGCCGAGTACACGCCAGCGGGCACGCGCGGCCTCTCCTACGGATACACCTATCTCGGCGTGTTCGGCGTCGGTGCACTCGGCGGCGCACTCGCCGGTACCATCCTCACCTACGCGACGCCGACGGCGTTGTTCACGACGCTTGCCGGAATCGCCGTCGCTGGTGCACTCTTTGGGTTCTATCTCGCCCGAAAGAACGGCGCGGCGACCGGGTCGGAAGTTACCTCGGACTGA
- a CDS encoding ornithine cyclodeaminase family protein: MTETLFLTSDDVSGLATPAEFVDAVRDGYRQRGEGAPAEPRTKLPNENPPGFFTTYAAVLPDTGAMGGYMYSAGFGGQDAWFMTPLFDAESGEPMALIDGASMNPFKTGAVGAVGVDALARDDAETLAIVGSGAQARGQLRATAAVRDLETVWVYSPTKESRESFAGEMDRRLDASVAAVASSAAAIEGADIVITATNASEPVFDGDRLEPGTHVTAMGQYATDKRELDATTIERAKYVPDLRDRVTQDAGSFLHALAEGVVDEDHVYAELGEVIAGKVEGREDDEEITVFDSGGTGIETVAGAYLLYEKAQSEGLGTTIDFAPASEALTGA; this comes from the coding sequence ATGACGGAAACTCTGTTTTTAACGAGTGACGACGTGTCCGGATTGGCAACCCCGGCGGAGTTCGTTGACGCGGTTCGAGACGGGTACCGGCAGCGCGGTGAGGGCGCGCCGGCCGAACCGCGGACGAAGCTCCCGAACGAGAACCCACCGGGCTTTTTCACGACGTACGCCGCCGTTCTGCCCGACACGGGTGCCATGGGCGGTTACATGTACAGTGCCGGGTTCGGCGGGCAGGACGCGTGGTTCATGACGCCCCTGTTCGACGCCGAGTCTGGCGAACCGATGGCGCTCATCGACGGCGCGAGTATGAATCCGTTCAAGACCGGCGCGGTCGGGGCGGTCGGCGTCGATGCGCTGGCACGCGACGATGCCGAGACGCTCGCTATCGTCGGCAGTGGCGCACAGGCGCGCGGACAACTCCGCGCCACCGCGGCGGTCCGTGACCTCGAAACCGTCTGGGTGTACTCCCCGACGAAAGAGAGCCGCGAGTCGTTCGCTGGTGAGATGGACCGCCGACTCGACGCCAGCGTCGCCGCCGTCGCCTCCTCCGCCGCTGCAATCGAGGGCGCGGACATCGTCATCACGGCGACGAACGCCTCCGAACCCGTCTTCGACGGCGACCGTCTCGAACCGGGCACACACGTCACTGCGATGGGACAGTACGCGACCGACAAACGCGAACTCGACGCGACGACCATCGAACGCGCGAAGTACGTGCCGGACCTCAGAGACCGCGTGACGCAGGACGCCGGGTCGTTCCTCCACGCGCTTGCGGAGGGCGTCGTGGATGAAGACCACGTCTACGCCGAACTCGGCGAGGTGATCGCGGGCAAAGTCGAAGGCCGCGAGGACGACGAGGAGATAACCGTCTTCGACAGCGGTGGAACCGGCATCGAAACCGTTGCCGGAGCGTATCTGCTCTACGAGAAGGCACAATCCGAAGGACTCGGGACGACTATCGACTTTGCTCCCGCGAGCGAGGCGTTGACCGGAGCGTGA
- a CDS encoding mRNA surveillance protein pelota, with amino-acid sequence MRISSRGRGEEGRERITLVPENVDDLWHLSHVLESGDLVSGDTTRRIQRDDDQMRDTGGQREHMHVTISVSDVEFARFANRLRVGGEIVDCSREDQLGHHHTLNVEEHDEVTIEKHFKPDQLDRIEEAEQAAENPDVVIATVEEGEAHIHTVAQYGTEERFSFTAPTGKGEYARPRSELFAELGKALSRMDVDAIILAGPGFTKQDARDYIAENHRDVVDKITVVDTSSVGDRGVHEVLKRGAVDEVQTQTRISKEADLIDDLMEGISTGEKVAYGIEEVAEAAEFGAVETLLVLDERLREERQGAGEWDVDVNEVIQTVERQGGDVAVFSSEFDPGRQLKNLGGIAAILRYRLQ; translated from the coding sequence ATGCGCATTTCGAGTCGCGGACGCGGCGAGGAGGGCCGCGAACGCATCACGCTCGTCCCCGAGAACGTGGACGACCTCTGGCATCTCTCGCACGTCCTCGAATCGGGCGATTTGGTCTCCGGCGACACCACCCGACGCATCCAACGTGACGACGACCAGATGCGAGACACTGGTGGACAACGCGAACACATGCACGTCACTATCAGCGTCAGCGACGTGGAGTTCGCCCGCTTTGCCAACCGGCTCCGCGTCGGCGGCGAAATCGTCGATTGCTCCCGCGAGGACCAACTCGGTCACCATCACACGCTGAACGTCGAAGAACACGACGAGGTGACCATCGAGAAGCACTTCAAGCCGGACCAACTCGACCGCATCGAAGAGGCCGAGCAGGCCGCGGAGAACCCCGATGTGGTCATCGCCACCGTCGAGGAGGGCGAAGCCCACATCCATACCGTCGCACAGTACGGTACCGAAGAGCGCTTCTCGTTCACTGCGCCGACCGGGAAGGGAGAGTACGCCCGACCGCGGTCAGAACTGTTTGCCGAACTCGGCAAGGCGCTCTCGCGGATGGACGTAGACGCTATCATCCTCGCGGGTCCCGGCTTCACGAAGCAGGACGCCCGCGACTACATCGCGGAGAACCACCGTGATGTCGTGGACAAGATAACCGTCGTGGATACGTCCAGCGTCGGCGACAGGGGAGTCCACGAGGTGCTGAAACGCGGCGCGGTGGACGAAGTGCAGACGCAGACGCGCATCTCCAAGGAAGCAGACCTCATCGACGACCTGATGGAGGGTATCTCGACGGGCGAGAAAGTCGCCTACGGAATCGAGGAAGTCGCCGAAGCGGCCGAGTTCGGCGCGGTGGAGACGCTTCTCGTCCTCGACGAACGCCTCCGAGAAGAGCGACAGGGTGCAGGCGAGTGGGACGTAGACGTGAATGAGGTCATCCAGACTGTCGAACGGCAGGGCGGCGACGTCGCCGTCTTCTCCTCGGAGTTCGACCCCGGCCGCCAGTTGAAGAACCTCGGCGGCATCGCGGCGATTCTCCGCTACCGCCTGCAGTGA
- a CDS encoding DUF4013 domain-containing protein, producing the protein MLGDALSYPRNSSDWIPTILIGGVLSLLFVFIIPIFIIQGYMVRVLRGAAKGETAAPSFTNWGELIVDGLKLVIINFVYSLIVLIPMIALSIVLGIGNSLSAGAPGPEPGVTVGAAPALGIVGFLGILVIGLFSIVVSYFIPAAQANFAIEGSLGAAFDISTIVSGAMTSEYFVAWVLVLVVGSILSFIGGLLFIVIVGFFILFYTQVVTYYLFGRGFAEGLGKKRRDVAEPDY; encoded by the coding sequence ATGTTAGGAGACGCCCTGTCCTACCCGCGGAACAGTTCAGACTGGATACCGACGATACTCATCGGTGGGGTTCTCAGCCTCCTCTTCGTTTTCATTATCCCGATATTCATCATACAGGGGTATATGGTTCGCGTCCTCAGAGGCGCGGCAAAGGGTGAGACGGCCGCGCCGTCGTTCACCAATTGGGGGGAGCTCATCGTGGACGGTCTCAAGCTGGTGATCATTAATTTCGTCTACAGCCTCATCGTGCTCATCCCGATGATTGCGCTGTCTATCGTTCTCGGAATCGGCAACTCACTCTCGGCCGGTGCTCCCGGTCCCGAACCGGGCGTTACAGTCGGTGCCGCTCCCGCGCTGGGTATCGTCGGATTTCTCGGTATCCTTGTCATCGGGCTGTTCAGCATCGTTGTCAGCTACTTCATTCCCGCCGCGCAGGCTAACTTTGCCATCGAGGGCTCTCTCGGTGCGGCGTTCGACATCTCGACTATCGTTTCGGGAGCCATGACGAGCGAGTACTTCGTCGCGTGGGTGCTGGTCCTCGTTGTGGGGTCTATTCTCAGTTTCATCGGAGGGCTGCTCTTCATTGTCATCGTCGGCTTCTTCATCCTGTTTTACACACAGGTGGTCACCTACTACCTGTTCGGCCGCGGATTCGCCGAAGGACTCGGCAAGAAGCGACGCGACGTCGCTGAACCGGACTACTAA
- a CDS encoding DUF4013 domain-containing protein, whose protein sequence is MINESLNYLRNDEDWVKTVLIGGILSLLSVLIVPTILVAGYLVRVIRRTMHGIEEPPEFDDWGDMAVDGLKAMVIAFIYGFIPSLIAGVLVGGSIFAIVAGNAARSGGLSIAGGAGVLLGLLVSFVLGLVAAYIIPAAIANFAETDQFGKAFSVGDLRSVLVSGKYFTAWVSGFAVIFVAGLVASILNAIPALGFIAGGFLGFYAAVAAYYIIGNAWGELHDVEMQEGEGQPDEQAAV, encoded by the coding sequence ATGATCAACGAGTCACTCAACTACTTACGCAACGACGAGGACTGGGTAAAGACGGTCCTCATCGGCGGCATCCTTAGCCTGCTGAGCGTCCTCATCGTCCCCACGATACTGGTCGCGGGGTATCTCGTCCGCGTCATTCGTCGGACGATGCACGGTATCGAGGAACCGCCGGAGTTCGACGACTGGGGCGACATGGCAGTAGACGGCCTGAAAGCCATGGTTATCGCCTTCATCTACGGGTTTATCCCGTCACTCATCGCGGGTGTATTAGTTGGTGGAAGCATTTTCGCCATCGTCGCAGGGAACGCAGCGAGGTCCGGCGGACTGTCCATAGCCGGCGGAGCAGGAGTCCTTCTCGGCCTCCTCGTATCGTTCGTTCTCGGCCTCGTGGCCGCGTACATCATCCCGGCGGCGATAGCCAACTTCGCTGAGACCGACCAGTTCGGCAAGGCGTTCTCTGTGGGCGACTTGCGCTCGGTCCTCGTCTCAGGCAAGTACTTCACGGCATGGGTGAGCGGCTTTGCCGTGATATTCGTCGCAGGGCTGGTTGCGAGCATCCTGAATGCCATTCCCGCGCTCGGCTTCATCGCCGGCGGGTTCCTCGGCTTCTACGCCGCGGTAGCCGCGTACTACATCATCGGCAACGCGTGGGGCGAACTCCACGATGTCGAGATGCAGGAGGGCGAGGGCCAACCCGACGAACAGGCCGCCGTCTGA